From a region of the Lactuca sativa cultivar Salinas chromosome 4, Lsat_Salinas_v11, whole genome shotgun sequence genome:
- the LOC111876791 gene encoding F-box/kelch-repeat protein At3g61590 has product MKGETSWVSHCLDDISRSNGDFDSFAEVTDEGNKDNSPVLRVDLILPDDLLERILAYLPIASIFRVGCVCKRWHEIVSSRRFLWNVSPISSQKPWYFMFTSSDDPFGYAYDPVLRKWYEIELPYMVKTSRWFIASSSGLVCFMDNDTRSELYVCNLITKCCFRLREPPNLRFCDYSALAISVDRVSTNYEVTVVKSRQVPDNYFQWDLSIHLYDSVAMTWTTPVSEMLTGWRGGDESVICNGVLYFIIYSTGSFQEHRHGLVCYDLSGRVSGRSLLTRGFVSVPCSLTCGRLMNLKGELVMVGGIGKQDRQDIITGIGIWVLENGKEWKEVGRMPHRFFQGFGELDDVFASSGTDDLIYIQSYGAPALLVFDLKKNQWKWSQKCPVTKRFPLQLFSGFCFEPRLEISP; this is encoded by the coding sequence ATGAAAGGGGAAACGTCGTGGGTTAGTCATTGTCTGGACGATATTTCTAGAAGCAATGGCGACTTTGATTCGTTCGCAGAGGTTACAGACGAGGGTAATAAAGACAATTCACCTGTATTACGTGTCGATTTAATCCTACCCGATGATTTACTAGAACGAATCCTAGCTTACCTCCCGATTGCAAGCATCTTCAGGGTCGGTTGCGTTTGTAAAAGATGGCATGAAATCGTGAGTTCGCGACGCTTTTTATGGAACGTGTCACCAATTTCGTCTCAAAAGCCATGGTACTTCATGTTCAcaagctcagatgacccgttTGGATACGCATATGATCCTGTCCTTCGAAAATGGTATGAAATCGAGCTTCCATACATGGTGAAAACTTCAAGATGGTTCATAGCTTCATCATCTGGGTTAGTTTGTTTCATGGATAACGACACAAGAAGTGAACTTTACGTCTGTAATTTGATCACAAAATGCTGTTTCCGCCTCCGCGAGCCGCCTAATTTACGGTTTTGTGACTATTCTGCCCTTGCAATTTCCGTTGACCGCGTTTCAACAAACTATGAAGTAACAGTCGTGAAATCAAGACAAGTTCCCGATAATTACTTCCAGTGGGACCTCTCGATCCATTTGTACGATTCCGTGGCGATGACATGGACGACACCTGTCAGCGAGATGCTGACAGGGTGGCGAGGTGGCGACGAGAGCGTGATATGTAACGGGGTTTTGTATTTTATAATATACTCAACGGGGTCGTTTCAAGAGCATCGACACGGGCTTGTTTGTTATGATCTTTCGGGTCGGGTTTCGGGTCGGAGTTTGTTGACACGGGGTTTTGTTTCCGTTCCGTGTTCGCTTACGTGTGGGAGGTTGATGAATTTGAAAGGGGAGTTGGTGATGGTGGGCGGAATCGGAAAGCAAGATCGACAGGATATCATCACCGGAATCGGAATATGGGTTCTTGAAAACGGGAAGGAATGGAAAGAGGTTGGTCGTATGCCGCATAGATTCTTTCAAGGGTTTGGTgaacttgatgatgtttttgcAAGTAGTGGGACTGATGATTTGATTTATATTCAGAGTTATGGTGCTCCTGCTCTTTTGGTGTTTGATTTGAAAAAGAATCAATGGAAATGGTCTCAAAAATGCcctgttacaaaaaggtttccacTTCAATTGTTTTCGGGATTCTGCTTCGAGCCTAGGCTTGAAATTTCACCTTAA
- the LOC128133428 gene encoding uncharacterized protein LOC128133428 — translation MAKYLNDFQFGVGVSGGAEAVLHSANRVLSEHHADGSLVMLTVDFSNAFNLVDRSALLHEVKNLCPSISLWVDFLYGQATRLYIGDQHIWSATGVQQGDPLGPLLFALVLHLLVHKIRDNCKLLLHAWYLDDGTVIGDSEEVARVLNIIWLHGPSLGLELNIKKTKIFWPSCDGRKLRADLFPTGIGRPSLGVKLLGGGGGAISRDAGFISGLAMKRAVNAVDLMGLLLQLCDPQSELLLLRSCMGIAKLFFGLRTCQPIHIEEAALSFDKGLRRFKYPFKIIPDNGFGLSLCPDSDSAFKFLSSSLSRICS, via the exons ATGGCCAAGTACCTTAATGATTTTCAGTTCGGGGTTGGTGTATCCGGCGGTGCCGAGGCTGTGTTACACAGTGCCAATAGGGTGTTGAGTGAACACCATGCTGATGGGTCTCTTGTAATGCTGACTGTGGATTTCTCGAATGCCTTTAACCTGGTAGATCGATCAGCATTGCTCCACGAGGTTAAGAACCTGTGCCCTTCCATTTCTTTGTGGGTGGATTTCTTGTACGGGCAAGCAACGAGGCTTTATATCGGAGACCAACATATATGGTCTGCCACTGGGGTGCAGCAAGGTGACCCCTTGGGCCCTCTTCTTTTTGCCCTTGTTTTGCACCTGCTTGTGCACAAGATTAGAGACAATTGTAAGCTCCTTCTCCATGCTTGGTATCTAGATGATGGGACTGTCATTGGGGACTCAGAGGAGGTGGCTAGAGTGTTGAACATTATTTGGTTGCATGGTCCAAGTTTGGGTCTTGAGTTGAACATCAAGAAAACGAAGATTTTTTGGCCCTCCTGTGATGGTAGGAAGCTTCGTGCCGATTTATTCCCAACGGGTATAGGGAGACCTTCATTGGGGGTGAAGcttcttggggggggggggggggctattAGTAGAGACGCAGGGTTTATTAGCGGGCTAGCCATGAAGAGAGCGGTCAATGCTGTTGATTTGATGGGCCTTCTTCTACAACTATGTGACCCGCAGAGTGAGCTCCTTTTGCTTCGATCATGTATGGGCATTGCAAAACTtttctttggtttaaggacaTGCCAGCCGATACATATAGAAGAGGCAGCTTTGTCCTTTGACAAAGGATTACGCAG ATTTAAGTACCCTTTTAAAATTATTCCTGATAATGGTTTTGGTTTATCCTTGTGTCCTGATAGCGACTCTGCTTTTAAGTTTCTTTCATCATCATTATCAAGAATATGCTCTTAA